A window of Eubacteriaceae bacterium ES3 contains these coding sequences:
- a CDS encoding 4Fe-4S binding protein: MDWKKVSKWGRLLVLAGLLIWVIYESYMHQVLGGGKAPSVHALCPYGALESLYTLLLTGTFIKKIYTGTLVLLILTVVLALLFRRSFCGMLCPFGALQEFFSKIGQKIFKKRFILPEKIDKPLRYLKYVVLVLTAGLAWYYGTLWMSPYDPYAAFSHITVIGESLEEDPTAIIGFILLFGILIGSFFYDRFFCKYLCPAGALYAIIGKISPLKVEKDNSLCIHCKKCDKVCPVNIKIEQEDKVTSAECINCNECVLECPVNGALEVKVAKKTVAPVAILAIVVGIFFGTIGIAQLTGNFEILPKAVAEGETIPIYEVKGYNTIEEAADLTGLTVEEVYEQLAIPTTVPQDTQFKNISAIVPEYSFDTAKENAEAAITGIPVETEESSESVDISGIKGSMSIQEAMDSLGMEAAEFYALFEIPDSVPAQTLLSEIQTLSPGYDFQSIKSKIGGAASDSTAGESSGTYDLSGIKGSMTIREAAAQLGIEETEFYTLFQIPETVPAQTLLKEISAQVSGYSLEDVKNSIQ, from the coding sequence ATGGATTGGAAAAAAGTTTCAAAATGGGGAAGACTGCTGGTGCTTGCTGGTCTTTTGATCTGGGTGATCTATGAATCCTACATGCATCAGGTGCTGGGAGGCGGAAAAGCACCATCGGTTCATGCGTTGTGTCCTTATGGTGCGCTTGAAAGTCTCTACACACTGCTTTTGACGGGGACCTTTATTAAGAAAATTTACACGGGGACTCTGGTCCTGTTAATTCTGACGGTTGTCCTGGCATTATTGTTTAGAAGAAGTTTTTGTGGGATGCTTTGTCCTTTTGGTGCACTTCAGGAATTTTTTAGCAAGATTGGTCAGAAAATATTCAAAAAACGCTTCATTCTGCCTGAAAAAATTGATAAACCACTACGCTATCTTAAATATGTAGTTCTAGTTTTAACGGCGGGATTGGCCTGGTATTATGGAACGCTATGGATGTCGCCTTATGATCCATACGCGGCTTTTTCTCATATCACTGTAATTGGCGAAAGTCTTGAAGAGGATCCAACAGCAATTATTGGTTTTATTTTATTATTTGGTATTCTGATCGGTTCTTTTTTCTATGACCGCTTTTTCTGCAAGTATTTATGTCCGGCTGGGGCACTCTATGCTATTATCGGGAAAATAAGCCCACTTAAAGTTGAAAAAGATAATAGTCTTTGTATTCACTGCAAAAAATGTGACAAAGTTTGTCCAGTTAATATTAAAATTGAGCAGGAAGATAAAGTTACCAGTGCAGAATGTATTAACTGCAACGAGTGTGTGCTTGAATGCCCGGTTAATGGCGCACTGGAAGTGAAAGTGGCTAAGAAGACCGTAGCCCCAGTTGCGATATTAGCAATTGTTGTGGGGATCTTTTTTGGCACCATTGGAATCGCTCAGTTGACTGGAAACTTTGAAATTTTACCAAAAGCGGTAGCTGAAGGTGAAACAATCCCGATTTACGAGGTAAAAGGCTATAATACTATTGAAGAAGCCGCCGATCTGACTGGACTGACGGTTGAAGAAGTATACGAGCAGCTGGCTATTCCGACAACAGTACCGCAGGATACGCAATTTAAAAATATTTCAGCGATTGTGCCTGAATACAGTTTTGATACAGCCAAGGAAAATGCGGAAGCTGCCATCACTGGAATTCCGGTTGAAACTGAAGAAAGCTCAGAAAGCGTAGATATCAGTGGGATTAAAGGCTCGATGAGCATTCAGGAAGCAATGGATAGCCTGGGAATGGAAGCGGCTGAATTCTATGCGCTATTCGAAATACCTGATTCAGTGCCAGCACAAACATTACTAAGTGAAATACAAACTTTGTCACCGGGATATGATTTCCAGTCAATTAAATCAAAGATCGGTGGTGCCGCATCTGATAGCACGGCAGGCGAGAGTTCAGGGACCTATGATCTAAGTGGGATAAAGGGATCCATGACTATTCGGGAAGCAGCTGCCCAATTAGGAATAGAAGAGACGGAATTCTATACTTTGTTCCAGATTCCAGAGACGGTTCCAGCTCAGACGCTACTTAAAGAAATATCCGCACAGGTCTCTGGTTATAGCTTAGAGGATGTGAAAAATTCTATACAATAA